A genomic region of Candidatus Paceibacterota bacterium contains the following coding sequences:
- a CDS encoding LTA synthase family protein, with product MTRDNAQAEGCAPPDSVPSTGRWPQFLTHIQRDFKFWLFAFLWLAVFRGVMLTVFAKHLGPGATARAVLKCVLTGARFDMSIATYWALPVALASLAILCGLSPRVAQRIRQVTGGLFAVFSTLLGVVAIGFFSEYKDHFNHWIFGVIFDDFKAVLKTIWAAYPVIPALLALVVGVAATWFLLRWFVSKPFATGDWLSSRLATWPRRGLALGMLLLLIVAGARGSVATRPIQLKDAAVTGDSVLNKMVVNPYSALRYAVNQQFRLMGGSDLRAVWPGRDIREAARVAFPGQAAYEDVDVLTERVAKGPPAARPRHIFLIVMESYDAWPFLERYQSLGLVEGARALGREGVLIRAFVSAGTGTMTSLGALVTGLPEAGAMVNYQRASRKPFPTSVTAIFKQLGYRTRMFYAGYLSWQRIGDFCADQGFEEIYGGDVMAKGRLSREWGVEDDQLFDFVLSKLPADTPSFNLILSAGYHRPFTTDVYGKGFPLRAVPEDIQPMWEGAVSLAALGHLWFADQCLSNFIRRAETQLPDSVIAATGDHWSRDFLNERPNAYEHSAVLMLWHGNGTLPPVAHPERLAGAHLDILPTLVELAAPAGFKYHAFGSNLFDPNRLQLGWGIHATIGPDFVVYHGAANEALKLWDLQPRPLKPEERTTLRQGEALRALGWWRLMKGTSLASDPDQRSLPRQ from the coding sequence ATGACCCGTGACAATGCACAAGCGGAGGGCTGCGCACCGCCGGATTCGGTTCCGTCCACTGGTCGTTGGCCGCAGTTTCTAACCCACATTCAGCGGGATTTCAAGTTCTGGCTTTTCGCGTTTCTTTGGCTGGCGGTGTTCCGAGGGGTCATGCTGACCGTCTTCGCCAAGCACCTTGGCCCGGGAGCCACGGCCCGGGCGGTGCTGAAATGCGTCCTCACAGGCGCACGTTTCGATATGAGCATCGCCACCTATTGGGCACTGCCGGTGGCACTGGCCAGTCTCGCCATCCTGTGTGGGCTGTCCCCCCGGGTCGCGCAGCGGATTCGCCAGGTGACCGGGGGGCTATTCGCGGTTTTCAGCACGCTTCTGGGGGTCGTGGCCATTGGCTTCTTTAGTGAATACAAGGACCATTTTAACCATTGGATCTTCGGTGTCATCTTCGACGACTTCAAGGCGGTGCTCAAAACCATCTGGGCGGCGTATCCTGTCATTCCTGCCTTGCTGGCCCTGGTGGTGGGGGTGGCTGCGACCTGGTTCCTGTTGCGGTGGTTTGTGAGCAAGCCATTTGCAACGGGAGATTGGCTGTCGAGCCGCCTGGCTACGTGGCCGCGGCGGGGGTTGGCGCTTGGAATGTTGTTGTTGCTCATTGTTGCCGGAGCGCGCGGTTCGGTGGCCACGCGACCAATCCAACTGAAGGATGCCGCGGTTACAGGCGATTCGGTGCTGAACAAGATGGTGGTGAATCCCTACTCGGCGTTGCGTTACGCCGTGAACCAGCAATTCCGGCTCATGGGCGGCAGCGACCTGCGCGCGGTCTGGCCTGGTCGTGACATTCGTGAGGCGGCCCGGGTTGCTTTTCCCGGACAAGCGGCCTACGAGGATGTGGACGTCTTGACCGAGCGCGTGGCCAAGGGGCCGCCGGCCGCGCGGCCCAGGCACATCTTCCTCATTGTCATGGAGAGTTATGATGCCTGGCCGTTTCTGGAACGCTACCAATCGCTCGGTCTGGTGGAGGGTGCGCGGGCCCTGGGCCGGGAGGGCGTGTTGATCCGGGCCTTTGTCTCCGCCGGCACGGGCACGATGACTTCGCTGGGCGCGTTGGTTACCGGGTTGCCGGAGGCCGGTGCCATGGTGAATTACCAACGTGCCAGCCGCAAGCCGTTCCCAACCTCAGTAACCGCCATCTTCAAGCAGTTGGGCTACCGGACGCGAATGTTCTACGCGGGCTACCTAAGCTGGCAGCGGATCGGGGACTTCTGCGCCGACCAGGGCTTCGAGGAAATCTATGGCGGCGACGTGATGGCCAAGGGCCGCCTCTCGCGCGAGTGGGGTGTCGAGGACGATCAGTTGTTTGATTTCGTCCTGAGCAAGCTCCCCGCCGACACGCCGAGCTTCAATTTGATTCTGAGTGCAGGCTATCATCGGCCGTTCACGACGGACGTTTATGGCAAAGGCTTTCCGTTGCGCGCGGTGCCCGAGGACATCCAGCCGATGTGGGAGGGGGCGGTGAGTCTTGCGGCGCTGGGCCACTTGTGGTTTGCCGACCAGTGCCTGAGCAATTTCATCAGGCGAGCCGAAACGCAACTGCCGGATTCGGTCATCGCCGCGACAGGCGACCATTGGTCGCGCGATTTCCTCAACGAACGCCCCAATGCCTATGAGCACAGCGCCGTGTTGATGCTCTGGCACGGGAATGGAACCCTGCCGCCGGTCGCGCACCCCGAGCGTTTGGCCGGCGCGCACCTGGACATCCTGCCGACCCTGGTGGAACTCGCCGCGCCTGCCGGCTTCAAGTATCACGCGTTTGGAAGCAATCTGTTTGACCCCAACCGGCTGCAGCTCGGCTGGGGCATCCATGCCACCATTGGACCGGATTTTGTCGTGTATCACGGCGCTGCGAACGAGGCGCTAAAGCTCTGGGACCTGCAACCACGGCCGCTGAAGCCGGAGGAGAGGACGACTCTCCGGCAGGGAGAAGCCTTGCGCGCCCTGGGTTGGTGGCGGCTTATGAAAGGCACAAGCCTCGCGTCCGATCCAGATCAGCGATCACTCCCCCGGCAATAG
- a CDS encoding TIGR03790 family protein has product MRLVAGLYWFCAVLFTAGTVWAGGSGFNVIVVVNQHSTNSVQLGNAYCEQRGVPPQNVLRMTDWTGGAIEWSRTSFETCLLNPLLTLLAGRGLTNQAELVLLSMDIPYTVAEGGSYNSTTSALFYGFKTNTAPPLPPPCLPATCSLPDASFSSYAFSELPFRDAPPDTAPTSAFLAMMLTHNTLAAAEAVLARGVASDSTWPTQRVYLAQTADAARNVRYIEFDNALIDTRIRGQDSLVWTNTSSTAFTNLLGLQTGLANLTLPVNAFVPGAMGDSLTSYAGGILGFSGGQTDLLAFLTAGAAGSYGTVKEPCNWLQKFPNPLNYFYQHRGFCLAEAYYQSLLNPYQGLLVGEPLSAPFARRGIADWSSLTNNAVLSGQAGLNLTFSAAATNLPLSRADLFLDGTFLQTVTNLLPTEGNVASVTLNGVTVNYAVPVNATVASVVTGLAAELNAQTNATRVWAYPTGDRLELQSLDVTVPGSNVTLSASASLGSAAQLTTQLAPARPTFLDTPATGYLGILASNTLVVGDWLQLDFTKTNGAQVTVSITNTTEGTTIATLLQNLQALVNANPALQSADGVLASDFGDATYCGVVAAQLTLYARSPGWPASQVQVAFTASTNLLALPMGTNQLQDNLYDLRPRNHLYVSSGATSLPVSFLLDTTQIPDGFHELTAVAYEGTSVRTQSRISRSVRVQNTALTADFTPLLVGTNATLDMPLQFQVTASAQNFSRIELFSTGGTVGVLTNQASGVFTAPSALLGLGVHPFYALVTDTTGNRYRTQTAWIRLLPSFKLNLSGTPPKLSWPALTGLRYDILTATNFASPFQWVTSVVASGSLVQWPTPAPAGAVSFYRVSLSP; this is encoded by the coding sequence ATGCGATTAGTTGCCGGGCTGTATTGGTTCTGCGCTGTGCTGTTCACTGCCGGCACGGTCTGGGCGGGCGGGAGCGGCTTCAACGTCATTGTGGTCGTCAACCAGCACAGCACCAACTCGGTTCAACTCGGCAACGCCTACTGTGAACAGCGGGGTGTCCCGCCGCAAAACGTTTTGCGCATGACCGACTGGACGGGCGGCGCGATCGAGTGGAGCCGGACCAGCTTCGAGACTTGTCTCCTTAACCCGCTCCTGACCCTGCTGGCCGGCCGGGGTTTGACCAACCAGGCGGAGTTGGTGCTGCTGTCCATGGATATTCCCTACACGGTGGCGGAAGGCGGCAGCTACAACAGCACTACCTCGGCCCTCTTTTATGGCTTCAAGACCAACACCGCCCCGCCGCTGCCTCCCCCATGTTTGCCAGCGACCTGCTCCTTGCCCGATGCCTCTTTCAGTAGTTACGCCTTCAGCGAGTTGCCTTTCCGCGACGCCCCGCCCGACACTGCGCCCACAAGCGCGTTCCTGGCGATGATGCTGACGCACAACACTCTCGCCGCCGCGGAAGCAGTGCTGGCCCGGGGTGTGGCGAGCGACAGCACCTGGCCAACGCAGAGGGTGTATCTCGCCCAGACCGCGGATGCGGCCCGCAATGTTCGCTATATTGAGTTCGACAATGCCCTCATTGACACCCGCATTCGGGGTCAGGATTCCCTGGTCTGGACCAACACCAGCTCCACCGCCTTTACCAACCTGCTGGGCTTGCAGACAGGTTTGGCAAATCTCACTTTGCCTGTAAACGCCTTTGTCCCTGGCGCCATGGGGGACAGCCTTACCTCCTACGCAGGCGGCATTCTGGGCTTTAGCGGCGGACAGACGGACCTGCTGGCTTTTCTCACGGCGGGTGCTGCGGGCAGCTATGGCACCGTGAAGGAACCCTGCAACTGGTTGCAGAAGTTTCCCAATCCTCTCAATTATTTCTACCAGCACCGCGGCTTCTGCCTGGCCGAGGCCTACTACCAGAGCCTCCTGAATCCTTACCAGGGCCTTTTGGTAGGCGAACCGCTCTCGGCACCGTTTGCCCGCCGGGGTATCGCGGACTGGAGCTCGCTCACCAATAATGCCGTCCTGAGCGGCCAGGCCGGGCTCAACCTCACTTTCTCTGCCGCAGCGACCAACCTCCCGCTGAGTCGAGCGGATCTCTTCCTGGACGGCACCTTTCTGCAGACTGTGACCAATCTCCTGCCGACCGAAGGCAACGTAGCTTCGGTCACGCTCAATGGCGTCACAGTCAACTACGCCGTGCCCGTCAACGCAACCGTTGCGTCTGTTGTCACCGGCCTGGCCGCGGAGTTGAACGCGCAGACCAACGCCACCCGGGTATGGGCATACCCGACAGGCGACCGGCTGGAACTCCAATCGCTCGATGTGACCGTTCCGGGAAGCAATGTAACCTTGAGCGCCAGCGCCTCCCTCGGGTCTGCGGCGCAGTTAACTACGCAGCTCGCCCCGGCCAGACCGACTTTCCTCGACACTCCTGCTACCGGTTACCTCGGCATTCTGGCCAGCAATACGCTGGTCGTGGGCGACTGGCTTCAACTTGACTTCACCAAGACCAATGGCGCGCAGGTGACCGTCAGTATAACCAACACCACCGAGGGCACCACCATCGCCACGCTGCTGCAGAACCTCCAGGCTTTGGTCAACGCCAACCCGGCTCTGCAGTCCGCAGACGGCGTCCTGGCGTCGGACTTCGGGGATGCGACCTATTGCGGCGTCGTGGCGGCGCAATTGACCCTCTACGCCCGTTCGCCCGGCTGGCCGGCGTCCCAGGTTCAGGTCGCGTTTACCGCTTCAACAAATCTGCTCGCCCTGCCGATGGGAACGAACCAGCTCCAGGACAACCTGTATGATTTGCGGCCGCGCAATCATCTTTATGTCAGCTCGGGCGCAACTTCGCTGCCAGTTAGCTTCCTCCTCGACACCACCCAGATCCCGGATGGGTTTCACGAACTGACCGCTGTGGCTTACGAGGGAACCAGCGTCCGAACGCAATCCCGCATTTCGCGGTCTGTGCGGGTTCAAAACACCGCCCTCACGGCCGACTTCACGCCGCTGCTCGTCGGCACGAACGCCACGCTTGATATGCCGCTGCAATTCCAGGTGACCGCCAGCGCCCAAAACTTCTCGCGAATTGAGCTGTTCAGCACGGGCGGCACAGTGGGGGTGCTCACCAATCAGGCTTCGGGCGTTTTCACGGCCCCTTCGGCTCTCCTGGGCCTGGGGGTGCATCCGTTTTATGCGCTGGTGACTGACACAACCGGCAATCGTTACCGGACCCAGACCGCCTGGATTCGCCTGCTCCCCTCTTTCAAACTCAACCTTTCCGGGACGCCGCCTAAGCTTTCGTGGCCCGCACTCACTGGCTTGCGCTATGACATTCTCACCGCGACTAATTTCGCCAGTCCATTTCAGTGGGTGACTTCCGTCGTCGCTTCAGGTTCGCTGGTGCAGTGGCCCACTCCCGCCCCGGCTGGCGCGGTAAGCTTCTACCGCGTGAGCTTGAGCCCGTGA
- a CDS encoding LTA synthase family protein, whose product MESLKQEPPGSEVASDQTQPGSALGRTVDWYAPYLKRLALALLCLTGGRVAFALANRNLFEGVALTPFLLGLHFDLATLTYWYLPFHILSLPPLTLLRTRIWQSLAAVAFHISNVSGLLLNLIDAGFYPFSKQRSTFDGVLFLAGDGDVRHILPQYLLDWWYLALALVVVIALTIWLYRRAGRTEPAFPPPLLLRGAGFALIVGLLFLGTRSSRIKHPLGILHACEHVPARLAPVVLNTPFVVIKSYGKSVPSRRYFSEQELARRFDPVRQFTARPGSRIRNIIFVVLESLSSEFVGAYNGGRGYTPFLDRLAQRSTVCVDSFASVRRSIDVGPALVAGLPMLMNATLLRSPFGANQLDALPQLLKPLGYESWFFHGARPGSMSYDVFAGKAGFDHAFLKNDYPGPASDYDGTWGILDEPMLQFMARTLETARQPFLGYMHTLTSHHPFPIPTGFEGRFPKGHHPICETIGYTDFALQRFFETAETMPWFTNTVFIITADHTAQFTHAQAASPLAVFRVPIMIFDPENPVRHEITEPVSHVDLYSTVLGLVGWEGRVVTFGRDILGGGTGYAVQYLNNNFQSVDRDWCHFFDGQRSIGLFRRAEDPLCRTNLLADPGLAEVLREREDRVAAYVQAYTTRMIRNELGLRR is encoded by the coding sequence GTGGAATCCCTCAAACAAGAACCGCCCGGCAGCGAGGTGGCGAGCGACCAAACCCAGCCAGGGTCGGCGCTCGGACGCACGGTGGACTGGTATGCCCCGTACCTGAAACGTCTCGCCCTGGCCCTGCTATGCCTGACGGGCGGGCGCGTGGCTTTCGCGCTGGCGAACCGGAATCTGTTTGAAGGCGTTGCTTTGACGCCGTTCTTGCTCGGCCTGCATTTTGATTTGGCGACGCTGACTTATTGGTATCTCCCGTTCCACATCTTGAGCCTGCCGCCGTTGACCCTTCTGCGGACGCGCATTTGGCAGAGCCTGGCCGCTGTTGCCTTTCACATCAGCAACGTCTCAGGCCTGTTGCTCAACCTGATCGACGCCGGCTTCTATCCCTTCAGCAAACAGCGCTCGACGTTCGACGGCGTGTTGTTTCTGGCCGGGGACGGCGACGTGCGCCACATCCTCCCCCAGTACCTGCTCGACTGGTGGTATCTGGCGCTCGCGCTGGTGGTGGTTATTGCTCTCACTATTTGGCTTTACCGGAGGGCCGGGCGGACTGAGCCGGCCTTTCCGCCCCCGCTACTGTTGCGCGGCGCCGGCTTCGCCCTCATTGTCGGCCTGCTGTTCCTCGGCACGCGCAGCAGCCGGATCAAACATCCGCTCGGGATACTGCACGCCTGCGAGCATGTGCCCGCCCGCCTCGCGCCGGTGGTGCTGAACACGCCGTTTGTGGTGATCAAGAGCTACGGCAAGTCCGTCCCCTCGCGGCGTTACTTCTCTGAGCAGGAGCTGGCACGGCGGTTTGACCCGGTGCGCCAGTTCACCGCGCGCCCCGGGAGCCGGATACGCAACATCATCTTCGTCGTGCTCGAAAGCCTCTCCAGCGAGTTCGTCGGCGCCTACAACGGGGGCCGCGGTTACACGCCCTTCCTGGACCGGCTCGCGCAACGCAGCACCGTCTGTGTGGATTCATTCGCCAGCGTGCGGCGCTCCATTGATGTCGGGCCGGCGCTGGTGGCCGGGCTGCCCATGCTGATGAACGCGACCTTGTTGCGCTCACCGTTTGGGGCCAACCAACTGGACGCGCTGCCGCAACTGCTCAAGCCGTTGGGCTACGAATCCTGGTTCTTCCACGGTGCGCGCCCCGGCAGCATGAGCTACGACGTCTTCGCGGGCAAAGCGGGGTTCGACCACGCTTTCCTTAAGAACGATTATCCCGGACCCGCCTCAGACTACGACGGCACGTGGGGAATCCTGGATGAACCAATGCTTCAGTTCATGGCCAGGACCCTGGAAACGGCCCGGCAACCGTTCTTGGGTTACATGCATACCCTCACCTCGCATCATCCGTTCCCCATCCCGACCGGTTTTGAAGGTCGTTTTCCCAAAGGCCACCACCCCATTTGTGAGACCATCGGCTACACCGACTTCGCCTTGCAGAGATTCTTCGAAACGGCCGAGACTATGCCCTGGTTTACGAACACCGTCTTCATCATCACCGCCGACCACACCGCGCAATTCACTCACGCACAGGCCGCCTCTCCGCTGGCGGTGTTTCGCGTGCCTATAATGATCTTTGATCCGGAGAACCCCGTGCGCCATGAAATCACCGAACCAGTGTCGCATGTGGACCTGTATTCCACAGTTCTAGGGCTGGTTGGCTGGGAGGGGCGGGTAGTAACGTTTGGCCGAGATATTCTTGGCGGAGGGACAGGCTATGCGGTGCAATACCTGAACAACAACTTCCAATCCGTGGATCGCGACTGGTGCCATTTTTTCGACGGCCAGAGATCCATTGGTCTGTTTCGCCGCGCGGAAGACCCGTTATGCCGCACGAACTTGCTTGCCGATCCCGGACTGGCCGAGGTCCTGCGCGAACGGGAAGATCGGGTCGCAGCTTACGTGCAGGCTTACACCACCCGGATGATCCGCAACGAACTTGGCTTGCGGCGCTGA